The genomic DNA CCCTGCCGGGCTGCAAGGTGGAACCGGCCATGGCCGAAGTGCAGGCGGGCGCGAACTTCCAGTTCGAACGCACCGGCTACTACTGCGCGGACCTGCGCGACCACAAGCCGGGCGAGGCGTTGATCTTCAACCGGACCACCACCCTGCGCGACACCTGGGCCAAGATCCAAAAAAAATCAAGCTAGCCTTGAATTACAAATATTCAACAAAAAGACCGCGTTACGCGGTCTTTTTTTATGTCCGGCACGCGGCGAATAAAAAAAAGCCATTTCTCGCTTGACATTGATTGTTTGGTCAATCTATAGCTTTCTCAACGGCTGATTGCACAATCAATCGATCGTGAACCGGACAGTCAATCAATGAAGGGAACAGACCTGCATGACCAAGAAGGAAGCCATACTCAACGCCGCCCAGGAGGCCTTCGGGCAACTGGGATTCCACGCCGCCACCGTCAAGGACGTGGCCGGGCGGGCCGATGTTTCCTTCGGCTTGGTCTCCCACTACTTCGGCAGCAAGCAGGAGTTGTTCCTGGCCGCCGGGTTCGACATGGCCGACCGGTTGATCCTGCGCCTGAGCGAGGCCACCGCCAAGGCCAAGAACGGCATGGAGGCCATCCGGGCCTACATGAGCGCCTATTTCGATTTCACTGAAGAACATCGGACCCGCTTTCCCGTGCTGTTGCGTTGTTCTCCCTTCAGCCACATGGAACCTGGCGTGGACGGCGCCAAGGTGATGGAGAAGTTCAGCATCTTCATCGACGAGCTCAAGCGTTGCGTCGCCTTGGGCATCGAGGACGGGACCATCCGTTCCCTGCCCCTGGAGCAGACCGCGCTGATCATCTACGGCAACATCGTCGGCTCGGTCCGTACCAGCCTCCTGTCGCCTTACGATTCCACGGGCCTGTTCGAGGAAACCATCAACCACGTGGAACGCAGCATCATCGTCATCCCGGAGAGCTCGTCCGTGGATCATCCGCTGGCCCTTTACCGGTGCAGCGAAACGGAACGGCAATAATACGGACGGAGAAAAGATATGTTCAAGGATCTTACCGCCGCAAGAATTTTGGAGATCGTCCTGGGCAGCCGTGCATGGCTGAACTACATGGACTCCTACAAGTCCTGGTCGGAAGACTGGGCCAAAATACAGCACCCTTAGTCCCGAACGGATCAACACCTCCTAAGGCGCACAGAAATGGACCGCAACCCACACCTGACAGCCTGACAGATACGTTTCGGACACCCCGGCACAGCCGGGTATCAAGGGAGCCGCGAAAGCGGCTCCCTTTTTTTTGCGTGCGCGACACGCCGGCCGCTCACCAGGTGTCGCACACGCAACGCTTGTGTCGCACAATGTCGCACAATGCGACACATGAGACAGCCGTGCGACACAATTCGCGCTGCGCTGTATTCTTTAGACTTTTTATAACCCGTGGGAACGACAGATTATAATACAAATAATGTGTCGCTGGCACGCCGGTTGCTAATACCTGGATACTATTTGCCAAGAACTTCAAACACTGCGGGAGGGCATGATGTTTGCGAAAAACGTAACCAAGGTTGTTCAGGATTGCATTCTCGACAGCGGCATTCAGGCCAAGGTCGTGGCCCAAAAAATCAACAAGCCGTATTCGACCCTGATGCGGGAAATCAACCCCTTCGACGCCAGCGCCAAACTGGGCGCGGAGACCTTGCTCGAAATCATGAAGGTCACACGCGACATTCGTCCGCTCCAGTTCATGGCCTCGGAGATGGGCTTCAACCTGGAAACAGGCAACGCTTAATCCCCCTGGGGGATCGATTTTCGGCCGGGCCCCACGCCCGGCCTTTCTTCGGGGATTATTCCCTAATCCCCGGGGAAAACCAGCAGACGGTGCAAGCCGCTTCGCGACGCGATCCAGGCGATCTCGCCGAGGGCGGGCAACGACTCGTTCTTGCATCCCCTTTCTGCATTTTCGGCGCGATTTTTCCGCCACGCAGCCTTTCGTCCACAAAAGGCCATAGCCATACACGCCCCTTTCCGACCGTGTCGCACACACTCGGGAAAACGGCTTGGCACCTTGCCAATATCGCCCGTTCGGCTTAGAAATACCGAAGTATTCTCCAACCCGAGGACGGACGCGAGCCCCATGACCACACATCCCGGAGACAGGCTGCCGAGAGCCGATTCGCTCAGCCGCCGGGCCAAGCTGGCCCAGTTGGCCTTCATCTCGGCCATCGTCCTGATCTTCTCCTGCGCGCTCATCCTGTTCAATGCCTATCGGCTGCACGTGCGCCTGTCCGAACGCGCGGACAGCATCGCCCACCTGGCCCGGACCAGCCTGGCCAGCGCGGTCTGGCAGGTAGACTACGCCTCGGCCCGCGACTTCATCGACGCCGTGCTCCAGGACGACACCGTGGCGTTCGCCCAGGTGGTCACCGGCCGCGAGGTCATGGCGGCCAAAAGCCGCCCCCGTTTCGCCGGGCACGGCTTCGAGTACTTCACCAAGGACCGGCGGTTCCTGACCAAGTCCGTGGAAATCCGGAAATACGGCGACTGGATCGGCTCATTCAACTTGGCCGTATCCACCGAGGGCAACCTTCAGGAAATGGCCATGTACGTGGGACTGACCTTCGCCCTGGCCCTGCTCCTGATCCTGACCCTGACCCTGGCCGCGGTCCGCTACATGCGCAAACATTTCCTGACTCCGCTCATGGACCTGGAGGAATCGGCCACGACCATCGCGGACGGCAACCTGGACGCGCCCATCGACACCTCGGCCTCCAACGAATTGGGCAGCCTGGCCCGGGCCATCGACGACATGCGCCAGTCCGTCCGCCACCTGATCCATGACCTCCAGGAGGCCAACAACAAGCTCCAGAACCATCAGAACAGCCTGGAAAGCATGGTCAAGGAGCGCACCGAGGAACTCAAGCGCAAGAACGACTCCCTGAACGGAGCCCTGGAACAGGTCCGCCGGGCCAAAAAGGCCGCCGAGGTGGCCAACACGGCCAAAAGCAGCTTCCTGGCCTCCATGAGCCATGAGATCCGCACGCCCATGAACGCCATCCTGGGCATGGCCGACATCCTTTGGGAGACCGATCTGTCCGAAGATCAGGCGCGCTACGTGGAGGTCTTCCGCACCGCGGGCGAGAGCCTGCTTGAAATCCTCGACGACATCCTGGACCTGTCCAAGATCGAGGCCGGGCACCTGACCCTGGAAAAGACCTGGTTCCCGCTGACCGACATCCTGGACCGGACCTGCGGCGTAATCCAGGCCAAAGCCTCGCAAAAGGGCCTCGGCCTGAGCTGCGTCGCCGCCCCGGAGGTTCCGGCGCGCATCAACGGCGACCCCAACCGGCTGCGCCAGGTGCTCTTCAACCTGCTGGGCAACGCCATCAAGTTCACGGACTCGGGCTCGGTGGCCCTGAACGTGGATACGGCCTCGCGCGACGACGATTCCGTTCTGCTCCATTTTTCCATCACGGACACCGGCGTGGGCGTGTCCGGCGACAAGCTCAGGGCTATCTTCGAGGCCTTCACCCAGGCGGACAGCTCCACCACCCGCCAATTCGGCGGCACCGGCCTGGGGCTGGCCATCAGCAAGGAATTGGTCCACATGATGGACGGCCGCATCTGGGCCGAATCCATGCCGGGCAAGGGCAGCACCTTCCATTTCACGGCCCGCTTCGGCACACCTCGCCCCGGGGACGTCGCTCAGCCCGAGCCGCCCCGGCCGCCCGAGGAACCCTCCCTGCCGCCGCTGAACATTCTCATGTTCGAGGATTCCCGGTACAACGCCTTCGTGGCCCGGACCTACCTCGACGCCACCCCCTGCCGCCTGACCGTGACCGAGGACGGCAAGTCCGGGGTCGAACTGTTCAAGAAAGGCGGCTGGGACCTGGTTCTCATGGATATCCAAATGCCGGTCATGGACGGCCTCGAGGCCACCCGGACCATCCGGCAGTGGGAGCGCGAACAAGGGCTCGACCCTGTGCCCATCGTGGTCATGACCGCCTTTGCCATGGACGACGGCACGCGCCGCTGCCTGGAGGCGGGCGCGGACTCGCACCTGCCCAAGCCGGTCAAGAAGAGCGCCTTGTTCGAAGCCATTCGCAAACTGGCCGACAAAAATGCACGAAAAGGAGAGGAATCGGATCATGACTGATGCGCCGAGTTGCCGCTTGTTGTGGTGTCACGGCTCCCTGAGCAGCCCCTGGGGAACCAAGAGTCTGGCCTTGGCCGATGTGGCCGGGGAATTCGGTTTGACCATGGAGGGGCCCGATTTCAGCGATCTCGCCGCCCCGGACGAACGGGTGGAACGCCTGTTGGCCATCCTGGCCGAGGATGACCGGCCCACCATCCTGGCCGGATCGTCCATGGGCGGTTACGTGGCAGCGGCCGCGTCCATGCACGCCCGGGTCCCGGCCCTGTTTCTCCTGGCCCCGGCCTTCTATCTCCCCGGCTACGCCGTGCACGTCTTCCCCAGCCTGCCCGGCCGGGTCACCGTGGTCCACGGCTGGGACGACGACGTGGTCCCGGTGGACAACGCCATCCGCTTCGCCCGGACCCACAAGGCGACTCTGCACGTGCTCGCCGACGGCCATCGGCTGGAGAAGTCCACCGAAACCTTATGCGTCCAGTTTGCCCGATTTCTGGCCTGCGCCAAGGCGGACTTGGAGAAAAACGCATGACCCGAGCCCCCTTCGCAGCGAGGTTGGCCGTGCTGTGCGCCGCTCTCCTGCTCCCGGCCCTTGCGGCCGCCCAAGGGCCGGTCCCGGAAAAGGCGTCCCTGATCCTGCAATGGCTGCCCCAGGCCCAGTTCGCGGGTTACTTCGTGGCCAAGGACAAGGGGTTCTACGCCGAGGAGGGCATCAACCTGACCATCTTGTCCGGCGGCCCGGACATCCTGGCCAGCGAAGAACTTGAGAACGGCAAGGCGGACTTCGCCACCATGTTCCTGACCACCGGCCTGCAGCGACGCGAGTCCCTGCCCCTGGTCAACATCGGCCAGATCGTCCAGCATTCGGCGCTCATGCTCATCGCCAAGGCGTCGTCCGGCATCAAAACCTTCCGCGACCTGGACGGCAAAAAAGTCGGGTTGTGGGCCAACGAATTCCAGATCCAGCCCCTGGCCCTGTTCCGGCGCGAGAACATCCACGCGACCGTGGTCCCGCAGACCTCGTCCCTGGACCTGTTCATGCGCGACGGCGTGGCCGCCTGCTCGGGCATGTGGTACAACGAATACCACACGCTCCTGACCTACGGACTGGACGAGAAGGACCTGCGGCCCCTGTTCTTCACCAACGAGGGCCTGAACTTCCCCGAAGACGGCATCTACTGTCTGGAGCGGACCGCCGCCGAGCGCCCCGAGCTGTGCCAAGGGCTGGTCCGGGCCACCCTCAAGGGATGGCGCTATGCCTTTGAGCATAAGGACGAGGCCCTGGCCATCGTGCTTAAGCGCATGGAAGCGGCCCGGGTCCCGGCAAGCCGAGCGCACCAGCGCTGGATGCTCGAACGCATGGAGGACGTAACCATGCCCGACGGGGCCGCCATGGGCGTGCTCCGCCGCGAGGATTTCAAGCGAGTGGTCGGGGCCCTGCTCGGGACCGGGTTCGCGACCCACCCCCCGAGCTACGAGGACTTCTACAAAGGAGCAATGCAATGAGGCGGTATCCCATCGCCCTCAAGCTGACCTTTCTGATCCTGTCCTGCGCCCTGGTCATCCTGGCCGCCATCGTGGCCTACAACTACGTCGCGTCGCGAGCCGTCATCCTGCGCCAGGCCGAGGACAATTCCCGCCTCCTCGTGGCCGGGACCGCCGGACGCATCGACTCGGTCCTGTCCGGGGTGCAAAAGGTGGCCGAAAACGTCGCCTTTTCCATGGAAGACACCACCCTGTCCAAGCAGGAGATCCTCGACCTCGACCGGCGGGTCCTGGCCAACAACCCCGAGATATACGGGATGGCCATCGCCTTCGAGCCGTACTTCGTGCAACGCGACAAACGCTATTTCGCGCCCTACCACTACCGTTCGGGCGGGCGCATCGGCTTCACCATGCTCGGCGACGCCAATTACCGTTATTTTTACATGGACTGGTACCAGATTCCCAAAGAACTGGGCCGCAGCGTCTGGACCGAGCCCTACTTCGACGAGGGAGGCGGCGGCGTGCCCATGGCCACCTACTCCGTGCCCTTCTACCGCACCGTGGACGGCAAGTCCGTGTTCGCGGGCGTGGTCACGGCGGACATCTCCCTCAACTGGCTACAGGATCTGGTCAGATCCATTCGGCTATACGACTCGGGCTACGCCTTTCTCCTGTCCCGCCACGGCACTTTCATCACCCACCCGGACAAGTCCCTGGTCATGAACCAGACCATCTTCTCCCTGGCCGAGGAACGCGGCTCCAAGGAACTGCGCGAACTGGGCCAGCGCATGCTCTCGGGCAAGGCCGCTTTCATCCCGGTGGGCACGCTTCTCTCGCCCGAGGAAAGCTACATGTTCAGCGACAGGCTCGACTATGGCGGCTGGAGCCTCGGCGTGGTCTTCCCCCGCGACGAAATGCTCGGCGACGCTTACCGCCTGTCCAAGTCCATGCTCGCCATCGGCGCGGTCGGCTTTGTGCTCCTGGCCCTGGTCACCATGGGCATCGCCCGGCGCATCACCCAGCCATTGCGCGAACTGTCCGAGTCGGCCCGTAAAATCGCCTCCGGCAATCTGAACCTCACCCTCCCGGAAAAACGCGCCAACGACGAGGTCGGCGATCTGACCGACTCCTTCAAGTATATGAAAAACTCCCTCAAGGAGTTCATCCACGACCTGACCGCCACCACCCAGGCCAAGGAGCGCATCGAGTCCGAACTGCGCATCGCCCGGGAAATCCAAATGGGCATCCTGCCCAAACTCTTCCCGGCCTTCCCGGACCGCAAGGAATTCGAGGTATTCGCCTCCATCGAACCCGCCAAGGAAGTGGGCGGCGACCTCTATGATTTCTTCTTCGTGGACGAGACCCATTTCTGCTTCCTGGTGGGCGACGTCTCGGGCAAAGGCGTGCCCGCCGCCTTCTTCATGGCCGTGACCAAAACCCTGCTCAAGGTCGTGGCCGAACGCGGCCTGGACCCCGGCGAAATCCTGACCAAGGTCAACGCCGACCTGGCCGCCAAAAACGAGTCGTGCATGTTCGTGACCCTGTTCCTGGCCATCATGGACATCGAGACGGGCGAGACCCGCTATGCCAACGCGGGCCACAACCCGCCGGTCTTCCTGCCCTGCGGCGGCACGCCCGAAATCGTTCCGCCCCTGGGCGAACCCGTGGCGGGCATCATGGAGGACATGCGCTATTCCACCAAGACCATGACCCTCAAGCCCGGCGACCTGCTCTTCATCTATACCGACGGCGTGACCGAAGCCATGAACCCCGAGGGGGCCCTGTTCGGCGAAAAACGGCTGATCAGGCTGCTGGCCGAGCAGCGCGAACCCCTCGCGCCCGAACTGGTCAAGGACGTGGGGGCGGCCATCCATGCCTTTGCCCGGGGCGCGGAACAGTCCGACGACATCACCATGCTGGTCATGCAGTTCATGGGCCAATGCGCCCCTTAGACGCATGGACGGAAAGCCCGCAATCCGTCATCTCGGCAACCATGAAAAACAGGATGTTATAGCGATATAGCCCGGCCATCGCACGCGCCGAATTCGATTTTTACCCCCCCTTTTTCAAATTTCGTTGACGAAAAAGGGAAAACTGGGCTAACTTCCATTACTAGGCAGAATATCCAACATGTGGGGGGTAAACATGTTCGAGAAAGACCTGACCAAGAAAATGCAGGACATCGTTCTGGAAGGACACATCCCGGCCAAGGAAGTGTCCAAGCTGATCAAGAAGCCGTATTCCACATTGCTTCGGGAACTCAACCCGTTCGACGCCCACGCCAAGCTCGGGGTCGAGACCATGTTTGAAATCGTCAAGGCGACACACAACATCTCGGTCCTTGAGTTCATGGCCAGAGAACTGGGGTACACGCTCCGGCCGCTCGACGCCATCCAGCCCGCCAGGCAGGGGACCAGTTCCCGCCGTGTTCACAAGCAGGAAGCGACCATGTGAGAACCGCATCCGGCAAAACACCACACTGCCCGGGACGTGCGTGCCATGCCCGGGCAGTACCGCGTGAGGAACCGGACGCCCCCCGCCCCTTTCATTTTGACTTTGCCCATTGATTGGTTTCTACTGCCGCAAGCACAAACGTTCCAAGGAGGAAGGGCATGTCCCAGGATACATTCAAAAAAGCACTCGCCGTCGGCCGTCCGCCGAACGTCGTCAAGAATTTCCCCAACTCGCAGGCGCTCATCGTCAGCGGCAAGGTCATCGACCGCGCCATGCTGGCCAAGGGCCAGTGCATGACCATCGCGGCCAATGGCCGGAACATCTTCGTCATCGAAGGCGCGCTCCGGGCCGCCCAGAAGGCCAACGCCGCCATCATCATCGAGATCGCCCGCAGCGAAGCCACCTACTGCCCGACCACCCTGTGGAACGTGGCCCGGCGCGTGGACTACCTGTGCAACAAGCTCGGTATCACCGTGCCCGTGGCCGTGCATGCCGACCACTACTTCATGAAGAAATGGGACGACGTGGCCGTGGCCAAGGCCGAAATCCCGTCCGTGTTCGACTCCGGCGTGACCTCCATCGCCATCGACGCCTCGCACATGACCGACGACCTCAACCTGCTCGGCAACCTGGCCGTGTCCCCGTCCATTCCGGCATGGGCCGGCTATGAGACCGAGATCGGCGAGATCAAGGGCGAGTTCGGCCTGTCCAGCCCGGTGGAGGCCAAGTTCCTCATCCAGGGCCTCAACGCCCACGGCCTGTGCCCGGACTGGATCGCCCTGAACAACGGCACCACCCACGGCATCGAGGCCTCGGGCGAAGGCATCCAGGTGGACCTGACCGCCGAAATCCACGCGGCCCTCAAGCCGTACGGCACCTCCGGCGCGCAGCACGGCACCTCGGGCAACGATTCCGCCCGTCTGCGTGAAATCGCCGCCAGGACCGCCACCACCAAGGCCAACGTGGCCACCGCCCTGCAAATGATCTCCTGGGGTGTCAAGGTCAACGACTTCGGCAACGCCATCATGGACGGCGACAAATTCGCCAAAATCCCCGGCCAGGGCGTGGAAGACACCCTCTGGGATGAGATGGTCGCCTACGCCGACGCCAACGGCATCACGGGCGGCAACTACAAGAAACTCAACCTCGTCTTCGAACGCCGCTGGCTCGGCCAGAGCGAATCCGTGCGCGAACGCATGGCCGGAGCCGTCGAGGACTTCGTCTTCGACTTGCTGGTCAACGTTTTCAATGCCAAGGACACCGCGCCCATCGCCTGCGACCTGATCCTCAAAGCCGGTTCCTACGACCTCGGTCTCAAGGCCGAACGGTGCGAGGACCCCGCCGACTGGACCGAAGAAAAGATCAAGGCCAAAGCC from Desulfovibrio sp. Huiquan2017 includes the following:
- a CDS encoding TetR/AcrR family transcriptional regulator, encoding MTKKEAILNAAQEAFGQLGFHAATVKDVAGRADVSFGLVSHYFGSKQELFLAAGFDMADRLILRLSEATAKAKNGMEAIRAYMSAYFDFTEEHRTRFPVLLRCSPFSHMEPGVDGAKVMEKFSIFIDELKRCVALGIEDGTIRSLPLEQTALIIYGNIVGSVRTSLLSPYDSTGLFEETINHVERSIIVIPESSSVDHPLALYRCSETERQ
- a CDS encoding phage regulatory CII family protein; its protein translation is MFAKNVTKVVQDCILDSGIQAKVVAQKINKPYSTLMREINPFDASAKLGAETLLEIMKVTRDIRPLQFMASEMGFNLETGNA
- a CDS encoding ATP-binding protein, giving the protein MTTHPGDRLPRADSLSRRAKLAQLAFISAIVLIFSCALILFNAYRLHVRLSERADSIAHLARTSLASAVWQVDYASARDFIDAVLQDDTVAFAQVVTGREVMAAKSRPRFAGHGFEYFTKDRRFLTKSVEIRKYGDWIGSFNLAVSTEGNLQEMAMYVGLTFALALLLILTLTLAAVRYMRKHFLTPLMDLEESATTIADGNLDAPIDTSASNELGSLARAIDDMRQSVRHLIHDLQEANNKLQNHQNSLESMVKERTEELKRKNDSLNGALEQVRRAKKAAEVANTAKSSFLASMSHEIRTPMNAILGMADILWETDLSEDQARYVEVFRTAGESLLEILDDILDLSKIEAGHLTLEKTWFPLTDILDRTCGVIQAKASQKGLGLSCVAAPEVPARINGDPNRLRQVLFNLLGNAIKFTDSGSVALNVDTASRDDDSVLLHFSITDTGVGVSGDKLRAIFEAFTQADSSTTRQFGGTGLGLAISKELVHMMDGRIWAESMPGKGSTFHFTARFGTPRPGDVAQPEPPRPPEEPSLPPLNILMFEDSRYNAFVARTYLDATPCRLTVTEDGKSGVELFKKGGWDLVLMDIQMPVMDGLEATRTIRQWEREQGLDPVPIVVMTAFAMDDGTRRCLEAGADSHLPKPVKKSALFEAIRKLADKNARKGEESDHD
- a CDS encoding YqiA/YcfP family alpha/beta fold hydrolase, with amino-acid sequence MTDAPSCRLLWCHGSLSSPWGTKSLALADVAGEFGLTMEGPDFSDLAAPDERVERLLAILAEDDRPTILAGSSMGGYVAAAASMHARVPALFLLAPAFYLPGYAVHVFPSLPGRVTVVHGWDDDVVPVDNAIRFARTHKATLHVLADGHRLEKSTETLCVQFARFLACAKADLEKNA
- a CDS encoding ABC transporter substrate-binding protein; amino-acid sequence: MTRAPFAARLAVLCAALLLPALAAAQGPVPEKASLILQWLPQAQFAGYFVAKDKGFYAEEGINLTILSGGPDILASEELENGKADFATMFLTTGLQRRESLPLVNIGQIVQHSALMLIAKASSGIKTFRDLDGKKVGLWANEFQIQPLALFRRENIHATVVPQTSSLDLFMRDGVAACSGMWYNEYHTLLTYGLDEKDLRPLFFTNEGLNFPEDGIYCLERTAAERPELCQGLVRATLKGWRYAFEHKDEALAIVLKRMEAARVPASRAHQRWMLERMEDVTMPDGAAMGVLRREDFKRVVGALLGTGFATHPPSYEDFYKGAMQ
- a CDS encoding SpoIIE family protein phosphatase, with protein sequence MRRYPIALKLTFLILSCALVILAAIVAYNYVASRAVILRQAEDNSRLLVAGTAGRIDSVLSGVQKVAENVAFSMEDTTLSKQEILDLDRRVLANNPEIYGMAIAFEPYFVQRDKRYFAPYHYRSGGRIGFTMLGDANYRYFYMDWYQIPKELGRSVWTEPYFDEGGGGVPMATYSVPFYRTVDGKSVFAGVVTADISLNWLQDLVRSIRLYDSGYAFLLSRHGTFITHPDKSLVMNQTIFSLAEERGSKELRELGQRMLSGKAAFIPVGTLLSPEESYMFSDRLDYGGWSLGVVFPRDEMLGDAYRLSKSMLAIGAVGFVLLALVTMGIARRITQPLRELSESARKIASGNLNLTLPEKRANDEVGDLTDSFKYMKNSLKEFIHDLTATTQAKERIESELRIAREIQMGILPKLFPAFPDRKEFEVFASIEPAKEVGGDLYDFFFVDETHFCFLVGDVSGKGVPAAFFMAVTKTLLKVVAERGLDPGEILTKVNADLAAKNESCMFVTLFLAIMDIETGETRYANAGHNPPVFLPCGGTPEIVPPLGEPVAGIMEDMRYSTKTMTLKPGDLLFIYTDGVTEAMNPEGALFGEKRLIRLLAEQREPLAPELVKDVGAAIHAFARGAEQSDDITMLVMQFMGQCAP
- a CDS encoding phage regulatory CII family protein — protein: MFEKDLTKKMQDIVLEGHIPAKEVSKLIKKPYSTLLRELNPFDAHAKLGVETMFEIVKATHNISVLEFMARELGYTLRPLDAIQPARQGTSSRRVHKQEATM
- a CDS encoding class II fructose-bisphosphate aldolase — encoded protein: MSQDTFKKALAVGRPPNVVKNFPNSQALIVSGKVIDRAMLAKGQCMTIAANGRNIFVIEGALRAAQKANAAIIIEIARSEATYCPTTLWNVARRVDYLCNKLGITVPVAVHADHYFMKKWDDVAVAKAEIPSVFDSGVTSIAIDASHMTDDLNLLGNLAVSPSIPAWAGYETEIGEIKGEFGLSSPVEAKFLIQGLNAHGLCPDWIALNNGTTHGIEASGEGIQVDLTAEIHAALKPYGTSGAQHGTSGNDSARLREIAARTATTKANVATALQMISWGVKVNDFGNAIMDGDKFAKIPGQGVEDTLWDEMVAYADANGITGGNYKKLNLVFERRWLGQSESVRERMAGAVEDFVFDLLVNVFNAKDTAPIACDLILKAGSYDLGLKAERCEDPADWTEEKIKAKAAAIDTDKGPQGHFDD